A portion of the Micromonospora tarapacensis genome contains these proteins:
- a CDS encoding 3-hydroxyacyl-ACP dehydratase FabZ family protein — translation MNAPAPVAVTGQPCPPGAAPLAAVDDLQVGVVGDHIEVVAGVPIRLDDPNLCGHFPGFPVFPGVFIVEALVQAVDIALRNPGRPRLRLRSVDAVRFLAPLLPPDRLTLDILVTRDGPDRWAVKASGRRADDTVTVTLRASFDGGDAAGLPAAGGRAPAGTGTGGGGLEHHQVRALLPQRYPLLLVDRVLAMTPGERIEAVKTVTATEPCYRDLTDDAPPGDYAYPASLMVESLGQTAALLWLADADGPVGDDHVLMFVGAREFAFDIAAYPGDVLRHVVHLERVIADTAFATGETYVGDRRIARVGTLMAARRRRTALTAPTGTVTATSSTAGAPTVRGPSRRGTAPASSILPRKG, via the coding sequence GTGAACGCCCCAGCCCCGGTCGCGGTCACCGGCCAGCCCTGCCCGCCCGGCGCCGCACCGCTGGCCGCCGTGGACGACCTGCAGGTCGGTGTGGTGGGTGACCACATCGAGGTGGTCGCCGGGGTGCCGATCCGCCTCGACGATCCGAACCTGTGCGGCCACTTTCCCGGTTTCCCGGTCTTTCCCGGTGTCTTCATCGTCGAGGCGCTGGTCCAGGCGGTCGACATCGCGCTGCGCAACCCCGGCCGGCCGAGACTGCGGCTCCGCTCGGTGGACGCGGTGCGCTTCCTCGCCCCGCTGCTGCCGCCGGACCGGTTGACCCTCGACATCCTGGTGACCCGCGACGGACCCGACCGGTGGGCGGTGAAGGCCTCGGGCCGCCGCGCCGACGACACGGTGACCGTGACGCTGCGCGCCAGCTTCGACGGTGGCGACGCGGCCGGCCTCCCGGCGGCCGGCGGTCGCGCGCCCGCCGGTACCGGCACCGGTGGGGGAGGGCTGGAACACCACCAGGTCCGCGCTCTCCTGCCGCAGCGCTATCCGCTGCTGCTGGTCGACCGCGTGCTGGCGATGACGCCCGGCGAACGTATCGAGGCGGTCAAGACGGTCACCGCGACCGAACCCTGCTACCGGGACCTGACCGACGACGCGCCGCCCGGCGACTACGCCTATCCGGCGTCGCTGATGGTGGAGTCGCTCGGGCAGACCGCCGCGCTGCTCTGGCTCGCCGACGCCGATGGTCCGGTCGGCGACGACCACGTGCTGATGTTCGTCGGGGCCCGGGAGTTCGCCTTCGACATCGCCGCCTACCCGGGTGACGTGCTGCGTCACGTCGTGCACCTGGAACGGGTGATCGCCGACACCGCCTTCGCCACCGGTGAGACGTACGTCGGTGACCGCCGCATCGCCCGGGTCGGCACGCTGATGGCCGCCCGGCGCCGGCGTACGGCGCTCACGGCCCCGACCGGCACCGTGACCGCCACCTCGAGTACGGCCGGCGCACCCACCGTCCGGGGCCCGTCCCGGCGCGGAACGGCACCGGCTTCGTCAATCCTCCCTCGGAAAGGCTGA
- a CDS encoding acyl carrier protein has protein sequence MTQTDPRMAELREIVAEVLELEPEEITETGDFAEDYEADSLRAIEILARIDKKFKIEIPQSELPMLNNLKAVYDAVVRHSAGQA, from the coding sequence ATGACGCAGACCGACCCCCGCATGGCCGAACTCCGCGAGATCGTGGCGGAGGTGCTGGAGCTGGAGCCGGAGGAGATCACCGAGACCGGCGACTTCGCCGAGGACTACGAGGCCGACTCGCTGCGGGCCATCGAGATCCTCGCCCGCATCGACAAGAAGTTCAAGATCGAGATTCCGCAGTCGGAGCTGCCCATGCTCAACAACCTCAAGGCGGTCTACGACGCGGTGGTGCGTCACTCTGCCGGCCAGGCCTGA
- a CDS encoding beta-ketoacyl-[acyl-carrier-protein] synthase family protein — protein MNRVVVTGLGPVSSIGIGVSAFTDGLREGRSGISPIRSFDASGFPRRNAGEVPGFRPEALLRRIEPARWGRSSQFAAAAARLALADSGLDPATVAAERAGAVVGTTSGESVVVEAVTAQQVEGGFGAMDPDLLRQVPAGRLAHAVSTELELAGESLTLATACSASNYAIGYAYDTLVTGEADVMFAGGADSVCRWAHAGFFRLGALTADACSPFDRDRSGILTGEGGAMLMLETLDHALGRGARIYGEVLGYGVNCDANHPVAPDRASIAACMRAAHRNAAVKPEDIDYICAHGTGTPANDSVEAQAIFDVFGDRVPPVSSIKSMIGHTMGAASGFGAIAGTLAIAHGFLPPTINWANPDPALAGLDPVPNTAREAGVRVVQNNGFAFGGNNAIVLIGAVE, from the coding sequence GTGAACCGGGTCGTGGTGACCGGGCTCGGCCCGGTGTCCAGCATCGGGATCGGCGTGTCCGCGTTCACCGACGGCCTGCGGGAGGGCCGGTCCGGCATTTCACCGATCCGCAGCTTCGACGCCAGCGGATTTCCCCGCCGCAACGCCGGTGAGGTGCCCGGATTCCGCCCCGAGGCGCTGCTGCGCCGGATCGAGCCGGCGCGGTGGGGCCGGTCCAGCCAGTTCGCGGCGGCCGCGGCGCGGTTGGCCCTGGCCGACTCCGGGCTCGACCCGGCGACGGTCGCGGCCGAGCGGGCCGGGGCGGTCGTCGGGACCACCAGCGGTGAGTCGGTGGTGGTCGAGGCGGTGACCGCCCAGCAGGTCGAGGGTGGTTTCGGCGCAATGGATCCGGACCTGCTCCGGCAGGTCCCGGCCGGCCGGCTGGCGCACGCGGTGAGCACCGAGCTGGAACTGGCCGGGGAGTCGCTGACCCTGGCCACCGCCTGCTCGGCCAGCAACTACGCCATCGGCTACGCGTACGACACGCTGGTCACCGGTGAGGCGGACGTGATGTTCGCCGGCGGTGCCGACTCGGTCTGCCGGTGGGCCCACGCGGGTTTCTTCCGGCTGGGGGCGCTCACCGCCGACGCCTGCTCACCGTTCGACCGGGACCGTTCCGGCATCCTCACCGGCGAGGGCGGGGCGATGCTGATGCTGGAGACGCTGGACCACGCACTCGGCCGTGGCGCCCGCATCTACGGCGAGGTGCTCGGGTACGGCGTCAACTGCGACGCCAACCACCCGGTCGCGCCGGATCGCGCCAGCATCGCCGCGTGCATGCGCGCGGCGCACCGCAACGCCGCGGTCAAACCGGAGGACATCGACTACATCTGCGCCCACGGCACGGGGACTCCCGCCAACGACTCGGTCGAGGCCCAGGCCATCTTCGACGTGTTCGGCGACCGGGTGCCACCGGTCAGCTCGATCAAATCCATGATCGGCCACACCATGGGCGCGGCCAGTGGCTTCGGCGCGATCGCCGGGACCCTCGCCATCGCGCACGGCTTCCTGCCGCCGACCATCAACTGGGCGAATCCGGACCCGGCGCTGGCGGGGCTGGACCCGGTGCCGAACACCGCCCGGGAGGCCGGCGTGCGGGTGGTGCAGAACAACGGGTTCGCCTTCGGCGGGAACAACGCCATCGTCCTGATCGGAGCGGTCGAATGA
- a CDS encoding beta-ketoacyl synthase N-terminal-like domain-containing protein, with amino-acid sequence MTSPLTAAGPGRPVPGAGPARATPPAGGAGTAGPRRPAPGATVPVRVAGWSLHLPDAGALAVDLADWSGVSPQRLSEALAGAVPADRAHETLGRKGLLYKEPATRLALCAVHRALGLPPGRTRPAEVDPATAVVVAGNLGNVATVAGLVRTVRAEGGRAVSPLAAPNASSNVLSSTIGLWFGFGAANLMLCSGATAGLDAVRAATLLLRAGRAERVLVVGAEPADEVATGLHQAGRASMLRAGAACLVLTCAAGTGVGPALSPADAHRATCLLGPGGFDPATRWGDCYGAAGVVNLALAAALLDAGAAGPIAVACGDDTDGRRETLLGTGAVPETTTPDGRCAAILDGGPGADR; translated from the coding sequence GTGACCAGCCCCCTGACCGCCGCCGGTCCGGGGCGGCCCGTGCCCGGCGCCGGCCCGGCCCGGGCCACGCCACCGGCCGGCGGTGCCGGCACCGCCGGTCCGCGGCGTCCGGCGCCCGGTGCCACGGTGCCGGTGCGGGTGGCCGGCTGGAGTCTGCACCTGCCCGACGCGGGTGCCCTCGCCGTCGACCTGGCCGACTGGTCCGGGGTGTCACCACAGCGGCTGTCCGAGGCCCTGGCCGGCGCGGTGCCGGCCGACCGTGCCCACGAGACGCTCGGCCGCAAGGGCCTGCTGTACAAGGAGCCGGCCACCCGGCTGGCGCTGTGCGCGGTGCACCGCGCCCTCGGCCTGCCGCCCGGCCGCACCCGCCCGGCGGAGGTGGACCCGGCGACCGCGGTGGTCGTCGCCGGCAACCTCGGCAACGTGGCCACCGTCGCCGGCCTGGTGCGGACCGTCCGCGCCGAGGGCGGTCGCGCGGTCAGCCCGCTCGCCGCGCCGAATGCCTCCAGCAACGTGCTCTCCAGCACGATCGGCCTCTGGTTCGGGTTCGGCGCGGCGAACCTGATGCTCTGCTCGGGCGCCACCGCCGGCCTCGACGCCGTCCGCGCGGCGACCCTGCTGCTGCGCGCCGGCCGGGCCGAGCGCGTGCTGGTGGTGGGCGCCGAACCGGCCGACGAGGTGGCCACCGGACTGCACCAGGCGGGCCGCGCTTCCATGCTGCGCGCCGGCGCTGCCTGCCTGGTGCTCACCTGCGCCGCCGGGACCGGGGTGGGGCCGGCCCTGTCGCCCGCCGACGCGCACCGGGCGACGTGCCTGCTGGGCCCCGGCGGCTTCGATCCGGCGACGCGCTGGGGCGACTGCTACGGCGCCGCCGGGGTGGTCAACCTGGCGCTGGCCGCGGCGCTGCTGGACGCCGGCGCGGCCGGCCCGATCGCCGTCGCCTGCGGCGACGACACCGACGGCCGGCGCGAGACGCTGCTCGGCACCGGCGCCGTGCCCGAGACAACCACCCCCGACGGCCGGTGTGCGGCCATCCTCGACGGCGGGCCAGGAGCGGACCGGTGA
- a CDS encoding alpha/beta fold hydrolase, which yields MIAPPTVHELAAGSAGGDLVVLAHGLEDSWESWRPLVRAFDPRWRVLALDLPWRAGNDYRWRRQGSVAQWLDAGLEQLPRPADTIVAHSFGANATLELMSGGRRPARATVLLCPLYCPPEQPITWQVFDRARRTFDRHIHDGLRLRIGERLRTLDDAVLDSMIAKAIDRIGPAGFLTVFDQFVSSGGLALSTVDTPTLILAGGADPTLSPAAAATLGRDMPRATLLVHEHYDHFCHVRHAAEVAEQAARFVGAASRVTVRP from the coding sequence GTGATCGCGCCACCCACGGTGCACGAGCTGGCCGCCGGATCGGCCGGGGGAGACCTGGTGGTGCTCGCCCACGGCCTGGAGGACTCCTGGGAGTCGTGGCGGCCGCTCGTGCGGGCGTTCGATCCGCGCTGGCGGGTGCTGGCGTTGGACCTGCCGTGGCGGGCCGGGAACGACTACCGGTGGCGCCGTCAGGGCAGCGTGGCCCAGTGGCTGGACGCCGGGCTGGAGCAGCTGCCCCGGCCGGCGGACACGATCGTGGCGCACTCCTTCGGGGCCAACGCGACGCTGGAGCTGATGTCCGGCGGCCGGCGACCGGCCCGCGCCACGGTGCTGCTGTGCCCGCTGTACTGCCCGCCGGAGCAGCCGATCACCTGGCAGGTCTTCGACCGGGCCCGGCGCACCTTCGACCGGCACATCCACGACGGGCTGCGGCTGCGCATCGGCGAGCGGCTGCGCACGCTGGACGACGCCGTCCTCGACTCGATGATCGCCAAGGCCATCGACCGGATCGGCCCGGCCGGCTTCCTCACCGTCTTCGACCAGTTCGTCAGCAGCGGCGGGCTCGCGCTGAGCACGGTGGACACCCCGACGCTGATCCTGGCCGGCGGGGCCGACCCGACGCTCTCCCCGGCCGCCGCCGCGACCCTGGGCCGAGACATGCCCCGGGCGACCCTGCTCGTGCACGAGCACTACGACCACTTCTGCCACGTCCGCCACGCCGCCGAGGTGGCGGAGCAGGCCGCCCGGTTCGTCGGTGCGGCGAGCCGGGTGACGGTACGTCCCTGA